A stretch of DNA from Oreochromis aureus strain Israel breed Guangdong linkage group 23, ZZ_aureus, whole genome shotgun sequence:
tatatatatatatatatatatatatatatatatatatatatatatatatatatatatatatatatatatatatatatatatatatatatatatatatatatatatatatatatatatatatatatatatatatatatatatatatatatatatatatatatatatatatatatatatatatatatatatatatatatatatatatatatatatatgtatatatatatatatatatatatatatatatatatatatatatatatatatatatatatatatatatatatatatatatatatatatatatatatatatatatatatatatatatatatatatatatatatatatatatatgtatatatatatatatatatatatatgtatatatatatatgtatgtatatatatatatatgtatatatatatatatatatatatatatatatatgtatatatatatgtatgtatatatatatatatgtatgtatatatgtatgtatatatatatatatatgtatatatatgtatgtatatatatatatatgtatgtatgtatgtatgtatatatatatatatatatatatatatatatgtatatatatatatatatatatatatatatgtatgtatgtatgtatatatatatatatatgtatgtatgtatgtatatatatatatatatatatatatatatgtatgtatgtatatatatatatatatatatatatatatatatatgtatgtatatatatatatatatatgtatgtatatatatatatgtatatgtatatgtatatgtatatatatatatatatatatatatatatatgtgtgtgtatgtgtgtatatgtgtatatatatatatatatatatatgtgtgtatatatatatatatgtatatgtgtgtacatatatatacatatgtgtatatgtgtgtacatatatatacatatgtgtatatgtgtgtacatatatatacgtatgtgtatatgtatgtgtatatatatatacgtatgtgtatatgtatgtgtatatatatatacgtatgtgtatatgtatgtgtatatatatatacgtatatgtatatgtatgtgtatatatatatacgtatatgtatatgtatgtgtatatatatatataaagatgTATGTATTCTGCCTTATTTTTTCTCTGCCACATACATATGCATACGTGCATGCCCTCCACAGGCCATTGAGGCCTTTGCCCTCATGGTGAAGACCACGGCTCAGACCTTGCAAGCGTTTGGCACTGAGCTTGCAGAGACCGAGTTACCCAACGATGCTGAGGCCACCACCATCCTGCTGCAGACGCACACACTGAAAAAGGATACGATGAAGGTTGGAgatgcttttctgtttttgtggcaaacttctttttctctttttgtcgcTTTTAGAAAGTTTTTAAAATGGTTTGAATTTCCAGGAGGACCTGAGGGTGGCGCAGTCACAAGGAGGACGGCTGCTGGATTGCATCAACGAGCCTCTCAAGGCAGACCCTGAATACAACATGATGCATGATGAACAGGAAAACTTGGCCACTGTGCAGAGGTGGAGGACTAAACTGAAGGatgcataaatgaaaaatgaagttgCCCCTGCATGCATGAATAAATGTCCTCTTTTGTCTCCCATCACTTCTCATTTCCCTCCTTTCCCCTCTCAGACTCCTAGGTCAGCTGGATGAGACGGAGACGGCATTTGACGACTTCTGGGAGCGCCACCGTACCAAGCTGGAGCAGTGTTTGCAGCTCCGCCATTTTGAGCAGCACTTCCGTGAAGTGAGTCGAGAGTCATCCTCTCATCTCCAATCCAAACGGCAGAAAATGACGTGCTTATCAATCCCTGTGCTCCTCAGGTGCGCGCCCAACTCGATGTGATGTCCGAGCGATTGTTGGGCTTCTCTGAGGTCAGCGTAAGCCCCGCCCATGCTGAGCACGTCCTCAGAGAGCTCAGCGGCCACGAGGATAAAGCCCGAGTAAGTACACACAACTGCACATGCAGTCTTGTTCATGTGGTTCAAAAAGACATGCTCGGCATTATCTGATCAATAACCTGCACTGTCCTCTGTTTGTGCAGAATCTCTATAGATCTTCAAAATGCAAATTACCAGTATATAATATTGTGTCCCACTCTGCTGTTGAGGCAGAATTCTGTATATTCTGGCTTATAATAAAGACATATTCTAATAATTGGAattgttttggtgtgttttcaaaGGACATCTTAGACCTCGCCTTGTCCTTGGTCAGTGAAGGTGACAGGCTGATAGAAAACTCCCACTACGCCGAGGACTCCATCAGGCCAAAGTGCACCGAACTGAGAGGAGTGTGTGAGGAGATCAGCTCCATTCTGAGGAGCAAAAAGAACCTCCTGCTAAGAGCCATGGAGCTCCACCACGCTCTGGAGAAGGTAGGAGTGTGAGGAAGGGCTTCTTTAATCGTCCACAACAAATCCGCTGTATCCTCAGAAGCACTCATTGGTATTTCCCCCCCTCAAAGGCATCGCACTGGTGTGAGGAAGGCATCTTCCTGTTGGCTAACCAGCCAGTGGACCGCTGTCAGTCTCAGGACGGGGCAGAAGCAGCTCTACAAGAACTGGAGCGATACCTGGATACAGCATCCCTGCACACCCTCACTGACAGCAGCGCCATCTGCTGCCAGTACGAGGCGGTGCTCAACTCTCAGCTCAGGGTTCGTGAGAAGATTTTCAGTTAAATTTTTTAATGTGTGATACCTTTATCATATTTCACATTGAGCTGCAATATTTTTCATCCTCCTTTAGGACCAGATAGAGAGAGTTTTCCAGAAGCAAAGCTCCGTCCAGGAGATGTTCGAGAAGAGACGCGTCAGCCTGAAGAAGCTCGCCGCTAAACAGACGAGACCAGTCCAGCCAGTAGCTCCAAGACCTGAAGTCAAGTCTCCGCATTCTTCTCCCCGTAAGTAGCCATCTGTAATCagtttaaagaagaacaagTGCCAGGAACTGATGTCAAACAAGGGATCTTTTACTCGTTTAGTGGTGGTTTGATTAGGATGAGAAGGACAAATCTAAACTTGGAtggaaaaaaacataatgaCGTTTTTTATTATCAGATCTAGAGAGAAAAGACAGGAGATACTCTGCTGATAACGCCCTCTCCAAAAAGGTAAATTCTTATCATTTCTAGGAATGTTTTATAATACAATAAAGGTTTAAAGTGGGTGATAAATAGTAAACATTCATGactgtgtgtgattttttttttttttaattttttttaaggtggAGTCTCCTGAACACAACGGTGGCACAAGACATGCTTCTCtttcagaagaagaagaaaacttgGCAGTGCTTCGCCGGTAAGCGGTCAAAGGTCATTCCCCAGAGCCCTAGATAGGAAAGCAATTATTTGGCAGTCATGCTGCTTGTTCCTTGTAGTCCGCATCgtattttgtgttgtgtgtgtattccAGTCACGTGATGAACGAGCTGCTGGAGACGGAGAGAGCTTATGTCGAGgagctgctgtgtgtgctgGAGGTGAGCGTTGTCGTTGTTGGTAATGACACCGTGACCTGACATTAATTagtgaaaaggctgaagctTTTACTAAATGTGTGATGTTAAAATCCAGGGCTACGCGGCAGAGATGGACAACCCTGCCATGGCTCATCTCATCCCCAGCAACctgcacagcaagaaggacATCCTGTTTGGGAACATGCCAGAAATCTACCAGTTTCACAAGAGGTAcactttttttaatctcattGATTATATATGTTGGTGCTTTACAAATGTTGTTCATAGTTTGAGTATTTATACTTCTCTTTCCTGTCTCAAGGACATTTCTGAAGGAACTGGAAGCATACACTGACTGCCCAGAGCTGGTGGGCCGCTGCTTTTTAGAACGGGTGAgcacttttattttcttatacATCGTCGTTTTGACAGGAATCGCATCAACAGCAATGTTTCCGTCAACAGCGGTTGAGCTCGTACTGACTTGCTAATGATTGTTTTCACTGCAGATGAAGGACCTGCAGATCTACGAGGCTTACTGCCAAAATAAACCTCGCTCCGAGAGCTTGTGGAGACAGTGCTCCGACTGTGCCTTCTTCCAGGTCGGCCCTCACAGCTGTAGCACCGCCTTCCTTTTCACTGGCTTTTAAGCAATataaaacttaaatcttaaccGGCTCATGTTTTGTAAACCAGGAGTGCCAGAAGAAGCTGGAACATAAACTTGGATTGGACTCCTACCTCCTTAAACCCGTCCAGAGAATCACCAAGTACCAGCTACTGCTCAAGGTCAGCTCTGTTCATGTATTATGTACACTTGTTACGTAAGAGGGGGAATGActcactgtattttttttttaatgtttgcagGAGATGTTGAAGTACAGCAAGGGCTGTGATGGTAGTGATGACCTACAGGAAGCGCTGTCCTCCATTCTTGGGATTCTGAAAGCCGTTAATGACTCCATGCATCTCATTGCCATCACAGGATACGAGGTTAGGAGAATTACACTGCGTTTGCAAACTTTGCTGGAAGTGGTCACATCATTTTAAACTGCCTTGAAAGTTTTGAATGGGTTATCTAGCTCTGGATAAATGGCTTGAGTTTGCAGTTTTGTGCATTCTTTTAAAATGCAGAGCAGGTTAATTAT
This window harbors:
- the mcf2la gene encoding guanine nucleotide exchange factor DBS isoform X2 is translated as MKECAGERFVCISLEEMESYYRYSRCCQRLHNDIVQKDDTPMYAAQIGSELQKQFAILPGGRGMNGSPVIVFPEFPTFSELEEEELQNVLSYLTSIPSVEASGVGFILVIDRRLDRWAAVRATLLRIAGSFPGNLHLVLVLRPTTLFQRTLSDFLFKFNKDEFKMKVVMLSSVTELHAYIDPGQLTKELGGTQEYHHDSWISHRTAIEAFALMVKTTAQTLQAFGTELAETELPNDAEATTILLQTHTLKKDTMKEDLRVAQSQGGRLLDCINEPLKADPEYNMMHDEQENLATVQRLLGQLDETETAFDDFWERHRTKLEQCLQLRHFEQHFREVRAQLDVMSERLLGFSEVSVSPAHAEHVLRELSGHEDKARDILDLALSLVSEGDRLIENSHYAEDSIRPKCTELRGVCEEISSILRSKKNLLLRAMELHHALEKASHWCEEGIFLLANQPVDRCQSQDGAEAALQELERYLDTASLHTLTDSSAICCQYEAVLNSQLRDQIERVFQKQSSVQEMFEKRRVSLKKLAAKQTRPVQPVAPRPEVKSPHSSPHLERKDRRYSADNALSKKVESPEHNGGTRHASLSEEEENLAVLRRHVMNELLETERAYVEELLCVLEGYAAEMDNPAMAHLIPSNLHSKKDILFGNMPEIYQFHKRTFLKELEAYTDCPELVGRCFLERMKDLQIYEAYCQNKPRSESLWRQCSDCAFFQECQKKLEHKLGLDSYLLKPVQRITKYQLLLKEMLKYSKGCDGSDDLQEALSSILGILKAVNDSMHLIAITGYEGNLSELGRLLMQGSFSVWTEHKKGHAKVKDLARFKPMQRHLFLHQKALLFCKRREENGEGYEKAPSYSFKHSLSMSAVGITENAKGDNKKFEIWCNSREEVFIVQAPTPEIKTAWVNEIRKVLTQQLKACRDASQQKSSDSVSPNPTSNNTTSISLSPFRSSGQKNQKKQEEKKTEPALTSDSNSSSSPKHKAVSSPSEPAPHITLSRVRWMSTSSLLQSKRRGWNKASLSADASEENDGYSSGEDPMNSDPEDEVGKKLAPGKYTVVADCEKAGPQELSVKSGDMVQLIREGDEGQWFVKNLRTSKEGWVAAANLLSLISESKSSQSLSSSDGSVSGNLSTSSSCSETYTSFSDIKP
- the mcf2la gene encoding guanine nucleotide exchange factor DBS isoform X4, coding for MGQGTSVPEDVEQAVEVLSTISDDIVQKDDTPMYAAQIGSELQKQFAILPGGRGMNGSPVIVFPEFPTFSELEEEELQNVLSYLTSIPSVEASGVGFILVIDRRLDRWAAVRATLLRIAGSFPGNLHLVLVLRPTTLFQRTLSDFLFKFNKDEFKMKVVMLSSVTELHAYIDPGQLTKELGGTQEYHHDSWISHRTAIEAFALMVKTTAQTLQAFGTELAETELPNDAEATTILLQTHTLKKDTMKEDLRVAQSQGGRLLDCINEPLKADPEYNMMHDEQENLATVQRLLGQLDETETAFDDFWERHRTKLEQCLQLRHFEQHFREVRAQLDVMSERLLGFSEVSVSPAHAEHVLRELSGHEDKARDILDLALSLVSEGDRLIENSHYAEDSIRPKCTELRGVCEEISSILRSKKNLLLRAMELHHALEKASHWCEEGIFLLANQPVDRCQSQDGAEAALQELERYLDTASLHTLTDSSAICCQYEAVLNSQLRDQIERVFQKQSSVQEMFEKRRVSLKKLAAKQTRPVQPVAPRPEVKSPHSSPHLERKDRRYSADNALSKKVESPEHNGGTRHASLSEEEENLAVLRRHVMNELLETERAYVEELLCVLEGYAAEMDNPAMAHLIPSNLHSKKDILFGNMPEIYQFHKRTFLKELEAYTDCPELVGRCFLERMKDLQIYEAYCQNKPRSESLWRQCSDCAFFQECQKKLEHKLGLDSYLLKPVQRITKYQLLLKEMLKYSKGCDGSDDLQEALSSILGILKAVNDSMHLIAITGYEGNLSELGRLLMQGSFSVWTEHKKGHAKVKDLARFKPMQRHLFLHQKALLFCKRREENGEGYEKAPSYSFKHSLSMSAVGITENAKGDNKKFEIWCNSREEVFIVQAPTPEIKTAWVNEIRKVLTQQLKACRDASQQKSSDSVSPNPTSNNTTSISLSPFRSSGQKNQKKQEEKKTEPALTSDSNSSSSPKHKAVSSPSEPAPHITLSRVRWMSTSSLLQSKRRGWNKASLSADASEENDGYSSGEDPMNSDPEDEVGKKLAPGKYTVVADCEKAGPQELSVKSGDMVQLIREGDEGQWFVKNLRTSKEGWVAAANLLSLISESKSSQSLSSSDGSVSGNLSTSSSCSETYTSFSDIKP
- the mcf2la gene encoding guanine nucleotide exchange factor DBS isoform X3 — translated: MALNRVSQLCHEITRLWLQLKMMTDDIVQKDDTPMYAAQIGSELQKQFAILPGGRGMNGSPVIVFPEFPTFSELEEEELQNVLSYLTSIPSVEASGVGFILVIDRRLDRWAAVRATLLRIAGSFPGNLHLVLVLRPTTLFQRTLSDFLFKFNKDEFKMKVVMLSSVTELHAYIDPGQLTKELGGTQEYHHDSWISHRTAIEAFALMVKTTAQTLQAFGTELAETELPNDAEATTILLQTHTLKKDTMKEDLRVAQSQGGRLLDCINEPLKADPEYNMMHDEQENLATVQRLLGQLDETETAFDDFWERHRTKLEQCLQLRHFEQHFREVRAQLDVMSERLLGFSEVSVSPAHAEHVLRELSGHEDKARDILDLALSLVSEGDRLIENSHYAEDSIRPKCTELRGVCEEISSILRSKKNLLLRAMELHHALEKASHWCEEGIFLLANQPVDRCQSQDGAEAALQELERYLDTASLHTLTDSSAICCQYEAVLNSQLRDQIERVFQKQSSVQEMFEKRRVSLKKLAAKQTRPVQPVAPRPEVKSPHSSPHLERKDRRYSADNALSKKVESPEHNGGTRHASLSEEEENLAVLRRHVMNELLETERAYVEELLCVLEGYAAEMDNPAMAHLIPSNLHSKKDILFGNMPEIYQFHKRTFLKELEAYTDCPELVGRCFLERMKDLQIYEAYCQNKPRSESLWRQCSDCAFFQECQKKLEHKLGLDSYLLKPVQRITKYQLLLKEMLKYSKGCDGSDDLQEALSSILGILKAVNDSMHLIAITGYEGNLSELGRLLMQGSFSVWTEHKKGHAKVKDLARFKPMQRHLFLHQKALLFCKRREENGEGYEKAPSYSFKHSLSMSAVGITENAKGDNKKFEIWCNSREEVFIVQAPTPEIKTAWVNEIRKVLTQQLKACRDASQQKSSDSVSPNPTSNNTTSISLSPFRSSGQKNQKKQEEKKTEPALTSDSNSSSSPKHKAVSSPSEPAPHITLSRVRWMSTSSLLQSKRRGWNKASLSADASEENDGYSSGEDPMNSDPEDEVGKKLAPGKYTVVADCEKAGPQELSVKSGDMVQLIREGDEGQWFVKNLRTSKEGWVAAANLLSLISESKSSQSLSSSDGSVSGNLSTSSSCSETYTSFSDIKP
- the mcf2la gene encoding guanine nucleotide exchange factor DBS isoform X1, giving the protein MSLFEMVQESQEVFNKLLHSLSVSISVLTRQTHHSLSHQPTWRRDDIVQKDDTPMYAAQIGSELQKQFAILPGGRGMNGSPVIVFPEFPTFSELEEEELQNVLSYLTSIPSVEASGVGFILVIDRRLDRWAAVRATLLRIAGSFPGNLHLVLVLRPTTLFQRTLSDFLFKFNKDEFKMKVVMLSSVTELHAYIDPGQLTKELGGTQEYHHDSWISHRTAIEAFALMVKTTAQTLQAFGTELAETELPNDAEATTILLQTHTLKKDTMKEDLRVAQSQGGRLLDCINEPLKADPEYNMMHDEQENLATVQRLLGQLDETETAFDDFWERHRTKLEQCLQLRHFEQHFREVRAQLDVMSERLLGFSEVSVSPAHAEHVLRELSGHEDKARDILDLALSLVSEGDRLIENSHYAEDSIRPKCTELRGVCEEISSILRSKKNLLLRAMELHHALEKASHWCEEGIFLLANQPVDRCQSQDGAEAALQELERYLDTASLHTLTDSSAICCQYEAVLNSQLRDQIERVFQKQSSVQEMFEKRRVSLKKLAAKQTRPVQPVAPRPEVKSPHSSPHLERKDRRYSADNALSKKVESPEHNGGTRHASLSEEEENLAVLRRHVMNELLETERAYVEELLCVLEGYAAEMDNPAMAHLIPSNLHSKKDILFGNMPEIYQFHKRTFLKELEAYTDCPELVGRCFLERMKDLQIYEAYCQNKPRSESLWRQCSDCAFFQECQKKLEHKLGLDSYLLKPVQRITKYQLLLKEMLKYSKGCDGSDDLQEALSSILGILKAVNDSMHLIAITGYEGNLSELGRLLMQGSFSVWTEHKKGHAKVKDLARFKPMQRHLFLHQKALLFCKRREENGEGYEKAPSYSFKHSLSMSAVGITENAKGDNKKFEIWCNSREEVFIVQAPTPEIKTAWVNEIRKVLTQQLKACRDASQQKSSDSVSPNPTSNNTTSISLSPFRSSGQKNQKKQEEKKTEPALTSDSNSSSSPKHKAVSSPSEPAPHITLSRVRWMSTSSLLQSKRRGWNKASLSADASEENDGYSSGEDPMNSDPEDEVGKKLAPGKYTVVADCEKAGPQELSVKSGDMVQLIREGDEGQWFVKNLRTSKEGWVAAANLLSLISESKSSQSLSSSDGSVSGNLSTSSSCSETYTSFSDIKP
- the mcf2la gene encoding guanine nucleotide exchange factor DBS isoform X5; translation: MSLFEMVQESQEVFNKLLHSLSVSISVLTRQTHHSLSHQPTWRRDDIVQKDDTPMYAAQIGSELQKQFAILPGGRGMNGSPVIVFPEFPTFSELEEEELQNVLSYLTSIPSVEASGVGFILVIDRRLDRWAAVRATLLRIAGSFPGNLHLVLVLRPTTLFQRTLSDFLFKFNKDEFKMKVVMLSSVTELHAYIDPGQLTKELGGTQEYHHDSWISHRTAIEAFALMVKTTAQTLQAFGTELAETELPNDAEATTILLQTHTLKKDTMKEDLRVAQSQGGRLLDCINEPLKADPEYNMMHDEQENLATVQRLLGQLDETETAFDDFWERHRTKLEQCLQLRHFEQHFREVRAQLDVMSERLLGFSEVSVSPAHAEHVLRELSGHEDKARDILDLALSLVSEGDRLIENSHYAEDSIRPKCTELRGVCEEISSILRSKKNLLLRAMELHHALEKASHWCEEGIFLLANQPVDRCQSQDGAEAALQELERYLDTASLHTLTDSSAICCQYEAVLNSQLRDQIERVFQKQSSVQEMFEKRRVSLKKLAAKQTRPVQPVAPRPEVKSPHSSPHLERKDRRYSADNALSKKVESPEHNGGTRHASLSEEEENLAVLRRHVMNELLETERAYVEELLCVLEGYAAEMDNPAMAHLIPSNLHSKKDILFGNMPEIYQFHKRTFLKELEAYTDCPELVGRCFLERMKDLQIYEAYCQNKPRSESLWRQCSDCAFFQECQKKLEHKLGLDSYLLKPVQRITKYQLLLKEMLKYSKGCDGSDDLQEALSSILGILKAVNDSMHLIAITGYEGNLSELGRLLMQGSFSVWTEHKKGHAKVKDLARFKPMQRHLFLHQKALLFCKRREENGEGYEKAPSYSFKHSLSMSAVGITENAKGDNKKFEIWCNSREEVFIVQAPTPEIKTAWVNEIRKVLTQQLKACRDASQQKSSDSVSPNPTSNNTTSISLSPFRSSGQKNQKKQEEKKTEPALTSDSNSSSSPKHKGWNKASLSADASEENDGYSSGEDPMNSDPEDEVGKKLAPGKYTVVADCEKAGPQELSVKSGDMVQLIREGDEGQWFVKNLRTSKEGWVAAANLLSLISESKSSQSLSSSDGSVSGNLSTSSSCSETYTSFSDIKP